The Congregibacter litoralis KT71 genome contains a region encoding:
- a CDS encoding DUF3465 domain-containing protein: MKSTMKKKSLPLVIGLAVLTWLWNEYGTGTLATMAPTPVASSDGVLEAAFENRQSDLQVQGEGTVVHVLPDDTKGSQHQRFLLELDSGLTLLVAHNIDLAPRIPNLQKGDRVGFNGEYEWNDKGGVMHWTHHDPRGRHEDGWLERSGERFE, from the coding sequence ATGAAATCCACCATGAAGAAAAAGTCCCTACCCCTTGTTATCGGCCTGGCTGTGCTCACCTGGCTTTGGAACGAATATGGCACGGGCACCCTGGCAACCATGGCCCCGACACCGGTGGCCAGCAGCGATGGAGTTCTGGAGGCGGCTTTTGAAAATCGTCAGAGCGACCTTCAGGTGCAGGGCGAGGGCACGGTGGTTCACGTCCTGCCCGATGACACCAAGGGTAGTCAGCACCAACGGTTTCTTCTGGAACTGGATTCCGGCCTGACGCTGCTGGTTGCCCACAACATCGATCTGGCGCCCCGGATACCCAATCTACAGAAAGGCGACCGCGTCGGCTTCAACGGGGAGTACGAATGGAACGACAAGGGGGGCGTCATGCACTGGACACACCACGACCCCCGGGGACGCCATGAAGACGGATGGCTGGAACGCAGCGGTGAGCGCTTCGAATAG
- a CDS encoding haloalkane dehalogenase: MSQKATVRSLRTPAERFNDLPDFDYPVFYADDLPGYDGLRGAWIDAGPSDADTVFLCLHGEPSWSFLYRRMMPVFLESGARVIAPDLLGFGRSDKPLQQSDYSFNFHRDYLLALVERLDLRNITLVVQDWGGLLGLTLPVDAGFKPRLSRLLVMNTALGVGKTPSEGFLAWKNYALSTPDLPIGELIARGTPHLTEAEIAAYDAPFPGPEYKAGAQVFPALVPVSPEMEGVDVSLEAAQFWSKEWTGKSFMAVGDADPVLGPVVMESLRAMIKGCPPAMIVEGGGHFVQEWGESIARAALESFASS, encoded by the coding sequence ATGTCACAAAAAGCCACTGTTCGATCTCTCCGTACTCCCGCTGAACGCTTCAATGATTTGCCGGATTTCGACTACCCGGTGTTCTACGCAGATGATCTTCCCGGGTACGATGGACTCCGGGGTGCATGGATCGATGCGGGACCGTCAGACGCTGACACGGTGTTTCTTTGTTTGCATGGGGAGCCGAGCTGGTCATTTCTCTATCGACGGATGATGCCGGTGTTTCTGGAATCCGGTGCCCGCGTGATTGCGCCGGACCTCCTGGGCTTTGGACGTTCGGACAAGCCCTTACAACAATCAGACTACAGTTTTAACTTTCACCGGGACTACCTTCTTGCGCTGGTGGAGCGCCTGGATCTTCGCAATATCACCCTGGTGGTGCAGGACTGGGGCGGGCTGCTGGGTCTGACCCTACCCGTGGATGCGGGGTTCAAGCCCCGGCTTTCACGCTTACTGGTTATGAATACGGCTTTGGGCGTCGGCAAGACTCCCAGCGAGGGCTTTCTTGCCTGGAAAAACTATGCGCTGTCCACGCCGGATCTTCCCATCGGGGAGCTGATTGCCAGGGGCACACCCCATCTCACGGAGGCAGAAATAGCCGCTTACGACGCGCCGTTTCCCGGACCGGAGTACAAGGCGGGCGCCCAGGTGTTTCCCGCTTTGGTGCCGGTCTCGCCGGAGATGGAGGGTGTGGATGTGAGTCTTGAGGCCGCGCAGTTCTGGTCCAAGGAGTGGACCGGTAAAAGCTTCATGGCCGTGGGAGATGCGGACCCTGTGCTCGGGCCAGTGGTTATGGAGAGTCTGCGTGCCATGATCAAAGGCTGCCCGCCTGCGATGATCGTCGAAGGGGGTGGTCACTTCGTGCAGGAGTGGGGTGAGTCTATCGCCCGTGCCGCTCTGGAGTCTTTTGCCAGCTCCTAG
- a CDS encoding TonB-dependent receptor, with amino-acid sequence MTRTLTPKKAFFKPGILSTAVAAALMASSDFALAQLEEVIVTATRRSESMQDVAISMLSTSGDTIKDLGITRGEEFAADIPAVTISQSPIGNFIFIRGIGTSGVNQGIELSTAMFHDNVYMGRSQLLRAPFMDLARVEVLRGPQGIMFGKNTIGGAVHMITAKPTDELEGSISALYGSYGEQELTGVISGPITDTVSGRLSVRGYKLDGYLDNILTGNEGPERDDQTVRAQLAWDATENLHINAKWENSTFDQVQQSTQLSVFDAFGTGISFGGLNQALVAVGSGGDGIEKLDDERAVTNDGGAVLGLVAPGWAGLPGFPDKPELSNNSMDVGTLTAE; translated from the coding sequence ATGACTCGGACCCTCACGCCGAAAAAAGCTTTCTTCAAGCCTGGAATTTTAAGTACCGCTGTTGCGGCAGCGCTTATGGCGAGCAGCGATTTTGCCCTCGCTCAGCTCGAAGAAGTCATCGTCACCGCAACGCGACGCTCGGAAAGTATGCAGGATGTTGCGATATCCATGCTGTCTACCAGCGGAGACACCATTAAAGATTTGGGCATAACCCGCGGTGAAGAGTTTGCCGCCGACATTCCCGCGGTCACCATCTCCCAGAGCCCCATTGGCAACTTCATTTTTATTCGCGGCATCGGCACGTCGGGTGTTAACCAGGGCATTGAGCTGTCCACAGCCATGTTTCACGACAACGTTTACATGGGCCGGTCCCAGTTATTGCGGGCACCCTTCATGGATCTGGCGCGCGTCGAGGTGCTCCGTGGCCCCCAGGGCATCATGTTCGGTAAAAACACCATTGGCGGTGCGGTACATATGATTACCGCCAAACCGACCGATGAATTGGAAGGCTCCATCAGCGCGCTCTACGGCAGCTACGGCGAGCAGGAATTGACTGGAGTGATCTCTGGCCCCATCACCGACACCGTATCAGGCCGGCTTTCTGTGCGTGGTTACAAACTCGATGGCTATCTGGACAATATTCTCACCGGTAATGAAGGCCCGGAACGCGACGACCAAACCGTCCGCGCACAATTGGCATGGGACGCGACTGAGAATCTCCACATCAATGCCAAGTGGGAAAACAGCACCTTTGACCAGGTTCAGCAGTCGACTCAACTCAGTGTGTTTGACGCCTTCGGCACAGGCATCAGCTTTGGCGGTCTGAACCAGGCGCTGGTCGCCGTGGGCTCCGGGGGCGACGGCATCGAGAAACTCGACGACGAGCGAGCCGTGACTAACGATGGCGGCGCCGTGCTGGGCCTGGTGGCGCCGGGTTGGGCAGGCTTGCCCGGCTTCCCGGACAAGCCGGAACTCAGCAACAACTCCATGGACGTCGGTACGCTCACCGCCGAATAG
- a CDS encoding TonB-dependent receptor → MGGHTVTSITGYAAYDYRDICDCDFAAVPLLQVDATEDYEQFSQEIRLTSPGGEKFDYIVGLYYHQSDLDYRSVEGFGTSLAAPLLGAPESITPNLTRDYSMQQDQDMWAVFGSGTYSFTDATRLKVGVRYFDESKEASHTLDTSFTGGWDYSAAIGLPAGTASYGSTAAEYDRFLSEFAGTPFTAISEGILNGLLGTFEHNIQNRKRSETDVNWEVTLQQDLNQDAMVYGTISTGSKGGGFDARFLRTNDSPFFEYEEESATNYEVGIKSSLLDGMMTFNATAFFTTVEDYQVSIFDGATAFFVQNAAEVESKGVEVDLKWAPTDGLIVSFAGTYLQAEYSDFKNAPCWTPSASDPDRGDCQNAGTPNASRDATGSANTYSPEWAYNLNVDYRRPVTDMLEARGIVNINYSDDFFIAADLDPIYGFQPAYTTIDLRLSLGAQDGMWDVAFVGKNLTDELISGNNDDQPLVNGQGFAQTNRLRSYALQATYRF, encoded by the coding sequence GTGGGCGGTCATACGGTTACCTCGATCACGGGTTACGCAGCCTATGATTACCGCGATATTTGCGATTGTGACTTCGCTGCCGTTCCCCTCCTTCAGGTGGATGCCACCGAAGACTATGAGCAGTTCAGCCAGGAGATCCGCCTGACCTCTCCCGGTGGCGAAAAGTTCGATTACATCGTCGGTCTGTATTATCACCAGAGCGACCTCGACTATCGCTCCGTAGAAGGTTTTGGCACCTCGCTGGCCGCGCCACTCCTGGGTGCCCCGGAATCAATCACCCCCAACCTGACCCGCGACTATTCGATGCAGCAGGATCAGGACATGTGGGCCGTGTTCGGCTCCGGTACCTACAGTTTCACCGACGCTACGCGGCTTAAGGTGGGCGTGCGCTACTTCGATGAGTCCAAGGAGGCGAGCCACACACTGGACACCTCCTTCACCGGTGGCTGGGACTACAGCGCTGCTATCGGCCTTCCGGCCGGCACAGCCAGCTACGGCTCCACCGCCGCAGAATATGACCGCTTCCTGAGTGAGTTTGCCGGGACGCCGTTTACTGCAATTTCTGAGGGCATCTTGAACGGACTTCTGGGGACCTTTGAGCACAACATTCAGAATCGCAAGCGCTCAGAGACAGACGTCAACTGGGAAGTCACGCTGCAACAGGACTTGAACCAGGACGCCATGGTCTACGGCACGATCTCGACGGGTAGTAAGGGTGGCGGCTTTGACGCGCGTTTTCTGCGAACCAATGACAGCCCGTTTTTTGAGTACGAGGAAGAATCTGCCACCAACTATGAAGTCGGCATTAAAAGCTCCTTGCTCGATGGCATGATGACCTTTAACGCCACGGCGTTTTTTACCACGGTAGAGGACTATCAGGTCAGCATCTTTGACGGCGCAACGGCCTTCTTTGTACAGAACGCTGCGGAAGTCGAGTCAAAGGGTGTGGAAGTGGATCTCAAGTGGGCGCCCACGGACGGTTTGATCGTCAGTTTCGCAGGTACCTATCTGCAAGCTGAATACAGCGATTTTAAAAATGCGCCTTGCTGGACACCGTCCGCATCTGACCCCGATCGGGGCGACTGCCAGAACGCGGGCACACCCAACGCATCTCGGGACGCCACCGGCAGCGCAAACACCTACTCGCCCGAGTGGGCCTACAACCTGAATGTTGACTATCGCAGACCGGTGACCGATATGCTGGAAGCGCGCGGCATTGTGAACATCAACTACTCCGACGACTTTTTCATCGCGGCCGACCTGGACCCTATCTACGGATTCCAGCCTGCCTACACCACCATCGATCTGCGCCTGAGTCTGGGCGCACAGGACGGTATGTGGGACGTCGCGTTTGTGGGTAAAAACCTGACTGATGAGCTCATCAGCGGCAACAACGATGATCAACCGCTCGTCAATGGCCAGGGTTTTGCGCAGACCAACCGCCTGCGCTCCTATGCCCTGCAGGCGACTTACCGTTTCTAA
- a CDS encoding amidohydrolase — MINTTVRCLSGAFLLAASSATFSADEASLKADIIASVDRQASSLTALSDEIWGHAEIAFKETESAAALIKHAKEHGFQVETGIGEIPTAFVAEFGSGKPIIGIMGEFDALPGLSQASVPTRTPLVEGAPGHGCGHNVFGAASLGAAIAVKEQIEAGEISGTVRYYGTPAEEKFFGKLWMIRAGAFDDVDVMMDWHPSDKIEASAQSSQSLVDFLVEFDGQSAHAAGDPWNGRSASDALELYTHGINAYREHIQPTVRIHYHIMDAGKVVNVVPDYAKIWVRVRDRSRDGMTPVYERVREMAEGAAILADVDYKVTLISGVHEILVNRTGGSTLQANLDTLGPITYSDKEERYAKEIQKATGKPEVGMDAEVRPFRETEKNPPGGSTDVGDVSFVVPTISLAAPIAPKDVPWHSWAVVATGGMSIGHKGLVYASKALAMTMIDLYQDPDLIKAIKEEFKERKGDYEYEGILPPGPPPLDFQQ; from the coding sequence ATGATCAATACGACCGTACGCTGCCTTTCGGGCGCTTTTCTACTGGCGGCATCCTCAGCGACCTTCAGTGCCGATGAAGCATCCCTGAAGGCTGACATTATTGCCTCAGTGGATCGACAGGCCAGTTCACTCACAGCCCTGAGCGACGAGATCTGGGGCCATGCGGAAATCGCATTTAAGGAAACAGAGTCCGCCGCAGCGCTGATCAAACACGCGAAGGAACACGGGTTTCAAGTCGAGACGGGTATCGGTGAGATCCCCACAGCCTTCGTTGCCGAGTTCGGCAGTGGCAAACCAATCATCGGCATCATGGGTGAGTTCGACGCGCTCCCCGGGCTCTCTCAGGCATCGGTCCCCACACGAACGCCCCTGGTGGAAGGCGCGCCCGGTCATGGTTGTGGTCATAACGTATTCGGCGCCGCCTCCCTTGGGGCCGCCATCGCCGTTAAAGAGCAGATCGAGGCCGGTGAGATCTCCGGCACCGTCCGCTATTACGGCACCCCCGCCGAAGAAAAGTTTTTCGGCAAATTGTGGATGATTCGCGCGGGCGCCTTTGACGATGTCGACGTGATGATGGATTGGCACCCCAGCGACAAGATCGAAGCCAGCGCGCAGAGCAGCCAGTCCCTCGTGGATTTTTTAGTGGAGTTTGACGGACAGTCAGCCCACGCGGCGGGAGATCCCTGGAACGGTCGCTCCGCCAGTGATGCCCTGGAGCTCTATACCCATGGCATCAATGCCTACCGCGAGCATATCCAGCCCACGGTACGTATCCATTATCACATTATGGATGCGGGCAAGGTGGTCAACGTCGTGCCGGATTACGCCAAGATCTGGGTTCGGGTGAGAGATCGTAGCCGCGATGGCATGACCCCGGTGTATGAGCGGGTCCGGGAAATGGCCGAGGGCGCGGCCATCCTCGCCGACGTAGATTACAAAGTGACGCTTATCTCCGGTGTGCACGAAATACTGGTTAATCGCACCGGCGGTTCAACGCTCCAGGCCAACCTCGACACCCTGGGCCCCATCACCTACAGCGATAAAGAGGAGCGTTACGCCAAGGAAATTCAGAAAGCCACGGGTAAACCCGAGGTGGGTATGGACGCCGAGGTGCGCCCCTTTAGAGAAACCGAGAAAAACCCGCCTGGGGGCTCCACCGATGTCGGCGACGTGAGCTTTGTCGTGCCCACCATCAGTCTGGCCGCACCCATCGCGCCCAAGGATGTTCCCTGGCACTCCTGGGCCGTGGTGGCCACCGGCGGCATGTCCATCGGACACAAAGGCCTGGTGTACGCCTCCAAGGCCCTCGCCATGACCATGATCGACCTCTATCAGGATCCCGATCTCATCAAGGCAATTAAAGAGGAGTTTAAGGAGCGTAAGGGAGACTACGAGTACGAAGGTATTCTGCCCCCCGGGCCGCCGCCTCTGGATTTTCAGCAATAA
- a CDS encoding fasciclin domain-containing protein, with product MSVITSSGVALRRYAAFDALRQETIDALLAETALSLAGSTVEMANGDIVALTVQGELLFVNCSEVIVTDVEVSNGIIHAIDAVLMPLM from the coding sequence ATGTCGGTAATCACTTCGTCTGGTGTCGCGCTGCGCCGATATGCAGCCTTCGATGCCCTGAGACAAGAGACGATAGATGCGCTCCTCGCAGAGACTGCGCTCTCCCTGGCGGGGAGCACGGTAGAAATGGCAAACGGCGATATCGTGGCTCTGACGGTCCAAGGTGAATTACTTTTCGTCAACTGCTCTGAGGTTATTGTCACCGACGTAGAGGTGTCTAACGGCATCATTCACGCCATAGACGCGGTATTGATGCCGTTGATGTAG
- a CDS encoding alpha/beta fold hydrolase — protein sequence MPKSKAITLAHGNLRFSAIEGGNGPLVILLHGFPDTLHTWGEQMHVLAEAGYRVIAAATRGYEPQSQPEDGDYSSAALAGDVLAWIDQLGASAAHLVGHDWGASIAYTTAMAAPERLLSLTTMSVPHAGRFLAEIDKHPKQLRLSWYILFFQAPGIAEYVVKRKDFAFLRWLWKTWSPGWDFEEEEFQIVVAAFRAPGVLKSALGYYRAAVGMDSLRGRKSYDGSKPWPIEVPTLGMTGKNEGCIAAEVFSAMMREDDFPKGLQVVEVPDAGHFPHRERPEFVNALLLDWLATHDEA from the coding sequence TTGCCCAAGTCCAAAGCGATTACCCTGGCCCACGGAAATCTGCGTTTCAGCGCTATCGAGGGAGGCAACGGTCCCCTTGTGATTCTCCTTCACGGCTTTCCCGACACTTTGCATACCTGGGGTGAGCAAATGCATGTGCTCGCGGAAGCTGGCTATCGCGTGATCGCCGCGGCAACACGAGGCTACGAGCCCCAGTCCCAGCCCGAGGATGGGGACTATTCTTCTGCGGCCTTAGCAGGCGATGTGTTGGCCTGGATAGACCAACTGGGGGCCAGCGCCGCGCATCTTGTGGGCCATGACTGGGGCGCCTCTATTGCGTATACGACGGCTATGGCTGCACCGGAGCGACTCTTGAGCCTCACCACCATGTCTGTACCCCATGCGGGTCGCTTTTTGGCGGAGATTGATAAACACCCCAAGCAGCTTCGGCTCTCCTGGTACATCCTGTTTTTTCAGGCGCCGGGTATTGCGGAGTATGTCGTCAAACGAAAGGACTTCGCCTTCCTTCGCTGGCTCTGGAAAACCTGGAGTCCGGGCTGGGATTTTGAGGAAGAGGAGTTCCAAATAGTGGTTGCGGCCTTTAGGGCCCCGGGGGTTCTAAAAAGCGCCCTTGGCTATTACCGGGCCGCGGTGGGGATGGATTCCCTCCGCGGACGCAAGTCCTACGATGGCAGCAAGCCCTGGCCCATTGAAGTGCCCACCCTGGGAATGACTGGGAAGAACGAGGGATGCATCGCGGCTGAGGTTTTTTCAGCCATGATGCGAGAAGACGACTTTCCTAAGGGCCTGCAAGTCGTTGAGGTTCCTGATGCGGGCCACTTTCCCCATCGGGAGCGCCCGGAATTCGTGAATGCCCTGTTGTTGGATTGGCTCGCAACCCATGACGAGGCGTGA
- a CDS encoding lysophospholipid acyltransferase family protein has translation MYDYVRAQPSLSYAQPSDPWLTRRCISFLEVLLGRRRIEAIYYELKRRPFHQTTFFSEALDAINVNVDMDMRRLLDAPKNGPLVILANHPFGIVDGLILCNIAAQLRSDFRIMLNAMLCQDSDLAPHFLPIDFQSNKAALQNNIQSKKLALSALKDNIPLLIFPSGMVSTADKFGFGQSHDGTWTTFAAKLIQQSEATVLPVYFHGQNSRKFHVASHVALPLRMAMLMHEALKKCGDTVRVDLGDPLPWETLSRYGSRLSLTQFLYSHVNEELPLRASQSTFAMPM, from the coding sequence ATGTACGACTATGTCCGAGCGCAACCCTCCCTGTCCTACGCCCAGCCCTCTGACCCCTGGTTGACCCGACGGTGTATAAGCTTCCTTGAGGTGTTATTGGGTCGACGCCGTATCGAGGCTATCTATTACGAGCTGAAACGCCGGCCTTTCCATCAGACAACCTTCTTTAGTGAGGCGCTGGATGCAATCAATGTGAACGTCGATATGGATATGCGGCGTCTATTGGATGCCCCTAAGAACGGGCCTCTGGTGATTCTTGCGAATCACCCCTTCGGAATTGTAGACGGGCTGATTCTTTGTAACATCGCAGCGCAGCTACGATCAGATTTCCGCATCATGCTCAACGCAATGCTCTGCCAGGATTCGGACCTGGCGCCGCACTTTCTGCCCATCGACTTCCAGTCAAATAAAGCTGCGCTGCAGAACAATATTCAGTCCAAGAAGCTTGCGCTCAGCGCGCTCAAAGACAACATACCTCTGCTTATCTTTCCCTCGGGCATGGTCTCAACGGCGGACAAATTTGGCTTTGGGCAGAGCCATGACGGCACCTGGACCACCTTTGCAGCAAAACTGATACAGCAGAGTGAAGCGACGGTGCTGCCCGTGTATTTCCATGGCCAGAACAGTCGCAAGTTTCACGTGGCGAGCCACGTCGCCCTGCCTCTGCGCATGGCCATGCTCATGCATGAGGCGCTAAAGAAATGCGGTGACACCGTTCGCGTCGACCTTGGCGACCCCCTTCCCTGGGAGACGTTGTCGCGCTACGGCTCGCGGCTGTCGCTCACACAGTTTCTCTATTCCCACGTCAATGAGGAGCTGCCCCTTCGCGCCTCTCAATCGACCTTTGCAATGCCCATGTAA
- a CDS encoding molybdopterin-containing oxidoreductase family protein translates to MTHNADNSFDSTSDNTFHNNKATSQSGKNPVPPLTQSTVCPLDCADTCSLEVFTEGETVTKVRGGAANPFTRGKLCAKVVNAFPAQVHGDLRIRTPLLRRDSLGGRDFQAISWEQALDIIHERFSQVASEWGSEAIAPLYYGGPMGILAGGSMDRRFFHKLGASLIDASTLCAGTSGHAWDTVFGDAGGIDVAELAEARLIVVWGNNITTCNLHLTTLIRDAQKRGAKLVVIDPKRTRIARDADLHVPLLPGSDVALAYAVTAILDASGDLDEAFIEEHTHGGDQFRSAAKAFDLEHAAGLCGLDAGLIEALADMFRKHRPAAMSIGVAPERNRNGSAGIRAAFSLMAVTGNIGPHGAGICDVSRFFPIDRQRLSRPDLAPENTRTLNVLDIPRYVLDPGDETPIKALFIYNHNPVAVHPQQGRMRDALLSDEVFVVGSDITMTDSMTCADLVLPASTHFEYGDIYKAYGHRYLQRSRPVIPAQGEAVSNMELFRRLAARFGYTEAVFQDSDDAMIHQAFAATDSSIPEKADNRALDMTPYAKPAMLRGGEFTTPSGRIELYSEAMEAHCGQGLPAYLDPPEKRDFVLVTPASELRTNSTFGGIEEQQRDILCEIHSADATAREIKDGEVIELFNERAAVQLTVRISDDVRQGTLYVPKGAWIADSPTGCTVNALLPGHQESAIGGACYYDCAVDIRPPPKG, encoded by the coding sequence ATGACCCACAACGCCGATAACAGCTTTGATAGCACCTCGGATAACACCTTTCATAACAATAAGGCGACGAGTCAGAGCGGCAAAAACCCGGTGCCGCCGCTAACGCAGAGCACTGTCTGCCCCCTGGACTGCGCCGACACCTGCAGCCTCGAGGTTTTCACCGAGGGCGAGACAGTCACCAAGGTGCGCGGCGGTGCCGCCAATCCGTTTACGCGGGGAAAACTCTGCGCTAAGGTCGTAAACGCCTTCCCGGCTCAGGTGCACGGGGATCTACGTATCCGCACCCCCCTGCTCCGACGCGATAGCCTGGGAGGCCGCGACTTCCAGGCCATCAGTTGGGAACAGGCCCTCGATATCATTCACGAGCGCTTTTCCCAGGTAGCATCGGAATGGGGTAGCGAGGCCATCGCGCCTCTTTACTACGGCGGGCCCATGGGCATTCTCGCCGGGGGCAGCATGGATAGGCGCTTCTTCCACAAGCTCGGCGCCTCGCTCATTGATGCTTCGACGCTCTGTGCGGGTACCTCCGGCCATGCCTGGGACACGGTCTTTGGCGATGCCGGCGGCATCGATGTGGCGGAGCTCGCCGAGGCCCGACTCATTGTGGTCTGGGGTAACAACATCACCACCTGCAATCTCCATCTCACCACCCTCATTCGCGACGCACAAAAGCGCGGCGCCAAGCTGGTGGTGATTGACCCGAAGCGCACGCGCATCGCCCGGGATGCGGATTTACACGTACCCCTGCTGCCGGGATCCGATGTCGCGCTGGCCTACGCCGTGACCGCGATCCTTGATGCCAGCGGTGATCTCGATGAGGCCTTCATCGAAGAACACACCCATGGCGGAGATCAGTTCAGATCCGCTGCGAAGGCCTTTGACCTGGAGCATGCAGCGGGACTCTGCGGGCTCGACGCGGGGCTCATAGAAGCCCTCGCTGACATGTTCCGTAAGCACCGGCCTGCGGCCATGAGCATAGGCGTGGCACCGGAGCGCAATCGCAACGGCAGTGCGGGGATTCGCGCCGCCTTCTCCCTGATGGCGGTAACGGGAAATATTGGTCCTCATGGCGCAGGCATCTGTGATGTCTCACGGTTTTTTCCCATCGACCGGCAGCGCCTCTCGAGACCGGATCTGGCACCCGAGAATACTCGAACACTCAACGTACTCGACATCCCTCGCTATGTACTCGATCCGGGTGACGAGACCCCCATCAAGGCGCTGTTTATCTACAACCACAATCCCGTCGCCGTACATCCACAGCAGGGGCGCATGCGCGACGCCCTCCTCAGCGACGAGGTGTTTGTGGTGGGCAGCGATATCACCATGACGGACTCCATGACCTGCGCAGATCTGGTGCTCCCCGCGAGCACGCACTTTGAGTATGGCGACATCTACAAAGCCTACGGTCACCGATACCTCCAGCGCTCGCGACCGGTGATTCCCGCCCAGGGCGAGGCTGTGAGCAACATGGAACTGTTCCGACGCCTCGCCGCTCGCTTCGGCTATACAGAGGCGGTCTTTCAGGATTCCGATGATGCAATGATCCACCAGGCCTTCGCCGCGACGGACAGCAGCATTCCTGAGAAGGCCGACAACAGGGCCCTGGACATGACGCCCTATGCGAAACCCGCCATGCTCCGCGGTGGAGAATTCACAACGCCCAGCGGCCGCATAGAACTCTACAGTGAGGCCATGGAAGCGCATTGTGGCCAGGGCCTGCCCGCTTATCTCGATCCTCCGGAGAAACGCGACTTTGTCCTCGTGACCCCGGCATCGGAGCTCCGCACAAACTCCACCTTTGGCGGCATTGAGGAGCAACAACGCGACATCCTCTGCGAGATCCACAGCGCCGACGCCACCGCTCGAGAGATAAAAGATGGTGAAGTGATTGAGTTGTTTAACGAGCGTGCCGCTGTGCAGCTGACCGTAAGGATCAGTGACGACGTACGACAGGGCACCCTTTACGTGCCCAAAGGTGCCTGGATCGCTGACTCACCCACGGGCTGTACCGTAAATGCCCTGCTCCCCGGCCATCAGGAGTCTGCCATTGGCGGCGCCTGCTACTACGACTGCGCCGTGGACATTCGGCCTCCCCCAAAAGGGTGA
- a CDS encoding aspartate aminotransferase family protein: MTSIEQPLDHSASGLTDIITPGGLDAHWMAYSGNRQFKKDPRIIVAADGIYYIDDKGRRIMDGLSGLWTTGLGHNRPEIADAVNQQLRTLDYSPAFQFAQPKSFQLAERLRTLMPEDLDYVFFTGSGSESADTSLKMARAYWRLKGQPSKTRLIGRIKGYHGVNFGGISVGGIAANRKMFGQGLEADHLSHTMIPENRFQRGMPEHGAHLADQLLEMITLHDASNIAAVIVEPMAGSAGVLPPPVGYLRRLREICTAHNILLIFDEVITAFGRCGAMTGADAFGVVPDILNTAKQITNGAIPMGAVIARKEIYDTFMQQDAPEHLLEFFHGYTYSAHPVACAAALANLDILEKEALPQRVAEKAPILEEAIHALHGLPNITDIRNYGFAAAITLEPKNGDPTLRPFEVGMRMWEKGFYVRYGGDTVQLGLPFVIEDVKIEQLCAALGDAVRETA, translated from the coding sequence ATGACAAGCATTGAGCAACCCCTGGACCATTCGGCATCCGGTCTGACGGACATCATTACCCCCGGCGGTCTGGACGCGCACTGGATGGCCTACTCCGGTAACCGCCAGTTCAAGAAAGACCCTCGCATCATCGTAGCTGCAGACGGCATCTACTACATCGATGATAAGGGTCGGCGCATTATGGATGGCCTGTCAGGATTGTGGACAACGGGACTCGGTCACAACCGACCCGAAATTGCTGACGCAGTGAATCAACAGCTGCGCACCCTGGACTATTCGCCTGCCTTCCAGTTTGCCCAGCCCAAGTCCTTCCAACTCGCTGAACGCCTGCGCACCCTCATGCCGGAGGATTTGGACTACGTGTTTTTTACGGGCTCGGGCTCGGAGTCCGCGGACACCTCCCTGAAGATGGCACGTGCCTATTGGCGACTCAAAGGTCAGCCGAGCAAAACGCGCCTCATTGGCCGTATCAAGGGCTATCATGGCGTGAACTTCGGCGGCATCTCCGTGGGCGGTATTGCGGCCAACCGCAAGATGTTTGGTCAGGGTCTCGAGGCCGATCATCTTTCGCATACCATGATTCCCGAAAACCGCTTTCAACGGGGCATGCCGGAGCACGGCGCTCACCTGGCGGATCAGCTTCTGGAGATGATTACCCTTCACGACGCCAGCAACATTGCGGCGGTGATTGTCGAACCCATGGCGGGGTCTGCGGGTGTGCTCCCGCCGCCCGTAGGCTACCTCCGGCGCTTGCGGGAGATATGCACGGCGCACAACATCCTCTTGATATTCGACGAGGTCATCACCGCTTTTGGCCGCTGTGGCGCCATGACCGGTGCGGATGCCTTTGGCGTTGTGCCCGATATTCTCAACACCGCCAAGCAGATTACTAACGGGGCGATTCCCATGGGTGCAGTGATAGCCCGCAAGGAAATCTACGACACCTTTATGCAGCAGGACGCGCCGGAGCATCTTCTCGAGTTCTTCCACGGCTATACCTATTCGGCACACCCTGTGGCCTGCGCGGCGGCACTGGCAAACCTTGATATCCTCGAGAAGGAAGCGCTACCGCAGCGCGTAGCCGAAAAAGCGCCCATACTCGAAGAGGCAATACACGCGCTCCATGGTCTACCCAATATCACTGATATTCGAAACTATGGATTTGCCGCAGCCATCACCCTCGAGCCAAAGAATGGAGACCCGACGCTCAGGCCTTTTGAGGTCGGCATGCGTATGTGGGAAAAAGGCTTTTACGTACGCTATGGCGGAGACACGGTGCAGCTCGGTCTACCCTTTGTTATTGAGGACGTGAAAATCGAGCAGCTGTGCGCAGCCCTGGGCGACGCGGTGCGCGAAACAGCCTAG